In one window of Aceticella autotrophica DNA:
- the rpsI gene encoding 30S ribosomal protein S9, with amino-acid sequence MQGLQFFGTGRRKTSVARVRLLPGKGNIIINGKSLDEYFGLDTLKYTVKQPLILTENIDKFDIYVKVEGGGLTGQAGAIRHGITRALMKADAELRPVLKKAGFITRDPRMKERKKYGLKKARKAPQFSKR; translated from the coding sequence ATGCAAGGATTGCAGTTTTTCGGAACAGGTAGAAGAAAGACATCTGTTGCGAGAGTAAGATTGTTACCCGGAAAAGGTAATATAATAATAAATGGGAAAAGCTTAGATGAATATTTTGGTCTTGACACATTAAAGTACACAGTAAAGCAGCCTTTGATTCTAACAGAAAATATTGATAAATTTGATATATATGTAAAGGTAGAAGGCGGTGGATTAACAGGTCAAGCTGGTGCTATTAGACATGGAATTACAAGGGCACTCATGAAAGCAGATGCCGAATTAAGACCTGTACTTAAAAAAGCCGGATTTATTACAAGGGATCCAAGGATGAAAGAAAGGAAAAAATACGGTCTTAAAAAAGCAAGAAAAGCGCCACAATTCTCAAAGAGATAA
- a CDS encoding IS110 family transposase yields MDISLDDVKVHILDQDGNDACPRFSVDNNPSGCDILVSHILDCCNKYNIQKVFIGLESTSVYGWHIQYYLADHASLKPFNPSVTTFNANTVKAFKKSLGDLPKNDWVDAFVIAEKLRFGRLPKSCPVDFRYLALQRLTRHRFHIVDSIVREKNYFLSNLFLKFNGLCQIKVFSNNFGTAATEIFNEFLTLDDIAARPLEDLIAFLVDKGRDHFNDPNTTAKLLQDAVRKSYRINANVNDSLNFVIKSCLDNIQYLEKQKKASEKTIANEVKGFKNQFICLTSVNGIGPTIAAGLISEIGGISRFDNDNALAKFSGIYWSEYQSADFKAEDTYLKRTGNEYLRYYFIQAADQLRKYCPEFSQYYARKFNEGKTHKHKRALVLTARKAVRLVFALLREEKLYKPPAMKGDDCKY; encoded by the coding sequence ATGGATATAAGCTTGGATGATGTCAAGGTTCATATTCTCGACCAAGACGGTAACGATGCTTGCCCTCGTTTTTCTGTAGATAATAATCCTTCTGGTTGCGATATTTTAGTGTCTCATATCTTGGATTGTTGTAATAAATACAACATTCAGAAGGTTTTTATTGGCCTAGAATCTACTTCAGTCTATGGTTGGCATATTCAGTATTATTTAGCTGACCATGCTTCTTTGAAGCCTTTTAATCCTTCTGTAACTACTTTTAATGCTAATACTGTCAAGGCTTTTAAAAAGTCTCTTGGCGATTTGCCTAAGAATGACTGGGTTGATGCTTTTGTTATTGCTGAAAAATTAAGGTTTGGAAGGCTTCCTAAATCTTGTCCTGTAGATTTTAGATACCTTGCTCTCCAAAGGCTTACCCGCCATCGCTTTCACATTGTTGATAGTATTGTCAGGGAGAAAAATTATTTCCTAAGTAATCTGTTTCTTAAATTTAATGGCTTATGTCAGATTAAAGTTTTTAGCAATAATTTTGGTACGGCTGCTACTGAAATATTTAATGAGTTTTTAACTCTTGATGATATTGCGGCTCGACCGCTTGAAGATCTTATTGCCTTTTTAGTTGATAAAGGCAGAGACCATTTTAATGACCCTAATACTACGGCTAAATTACTCCAAGATGCTGTACGCAAATCTTATAGAATCAACGCTAATGTAAATGATTCTTTGAATTTTGTTATCAAGTCGTGTCTTGATAATATACAGTATCTTGAAAAGCAGAAGAAAGCTTCTGAAAAGACCATTGCCAATGAAGTCAAAGGATTTAAGAATCAATTTATTTGTCTTACTTCAGTAAATGGCATTGGTCCAACTATAGCAGCTGGCCTAATATCTGAGATAGGCGGAATATCAAGGTTTGATAATGATAATGCCCTTGCAAAGTTTTCCGGCATATATTGGTCAGAATACCAGTCTGCGGATTTTAAAGCGGAGGACACATATTTAAAACGCACTGGTAATGAGTATCTCAGATATTACTTTATTCAAGCAGCCGACCAACTTAGGAAATATTGTCCTGAGTTTTCACAATACTATGCTCGCAAATTTAATGAAGGTAAAACTCATAAACACAAACGTGCTTTAGTTTTAACGGCACGCAAAGCTGTAAGGTTAGTCTTTGCTCTGCTGCGCGAAGAAAAACTTTATAAACCACCAGCAATGAAAGGAGATGATTGTAAATACTAA
- the rplM gene encoding 50S ribosomal protein L13, translated as MKSYMPKKNEIEKKWYVIDAEGKVLGRLASQIAKILTGKNKPVYSPSVDTGDYVIVINADKVVLTGKKLEQKYYRYHTGYPGGLKEIQYKTLMRTKPEKAIFKAVSGMMPKNKLGRHMIKKLKVYTGTEHNHEAQKPEKLEI; from the coding sequence GTGAAATCATACATGCCGAAAAAAAATGAAATAGAAAAAAAGTGGTATGTTATTGACGCTGAAGGCAAAGTTCTTGGAAGACTTGCAAGCCAAATAGCAAAAATACTTACAGGTAAAAATAAACCTGTATATTCACCAAGTGTTGATACTGGTGATTATGTGATAGTAATAAATGCAGATAAAGTAGTATTAACAGGAAAAAAATTAGAACAAAAATATTATAGGTATCATACAGGATATCCAGGAGGATTAAAAGAGATTCAGTATAAAACCCTTATGAGAACAAAACCGGAAAAGGCTATTTTTAAGGCTGTTAGTGGCATGATGCCAAAGAATAAACTTGGAAGGCATATGATTAAAAAATTAAAAGTTTATACTGGAACTGAACACAATCATGAGGCTCAAAAGCCTGAGAAATTGGAGATATAA
- a CDS encoding IS1634 family transposase encodes MYLKKSKRSSGRIYLSIADGYHDKERGHTRTVTIKSLGYLDELQKQYDNPIAFFEQQVKELNEQKAMKKAPIMLSFSPDEKLLANMHNRKNFGYAALSKIYHELDVDTFLRNRQRHSKEKYDANAIMKLLVFSRLLYPASKKKTYENRDIFFEKFNFSLDDIYRCLTLFNKHSDALQLWLHEHIKSQYNRNTDLVYYDVTNYYFEIDEQDDLRKKGVSKEHRPDPIVQMGLFMDTNGIPITYKLFPGNTPDKTTLIPSLSGIQREYSLGRIIVVADRGLTTGDNIWYILSAKNGYVLSYSVRGADKNFQKYVLDENGYVSKGDGFKIKSRLYPREIQVTATNGKKIKKIVDERQVIFYSPEYAAKAKQDRAAALAKAMDLIKNPARYNKSISYGALKYVKNLTFDANTGEISESVRQHLAFNKEKLREEEKFDGYYAIVTSEYKESPEKIIEMYRGLWKIEESFKVTKSDFESRPVYLSLKEHIDAHFLTCFISLVIVRILEHRLKGKYSVREMLESLSKASCSHIKENYYLFDFYNDILEDIGKELNIDFSKKIMKLGEIKKILGETKKS; translated from the coding sequence GTGTATTTGAAGAAAAGTAAACGTAGTTCTGGAAGAATTTATCTTTCTATTGCAGATGGTTATCATGATAAAGAGAGAGGACATACAAGGACTGTTACAATTAAATCTCTTGGATATCTTGATGAACTTCAAAAACAATATGATAACCCCATTGCATTTTTTGAACAACAGGTTAAAGAATTGAACGAACAAAAAGCTATGAAAAAGGCCCCCATCATGCTTAGTTTTTCCCCTGATGAAAAACTTTTAGCTAATATGCATAACCGCAAGAATTTCGGTTATGCAGCTTTGAGTAAAATTTATCATGAACTTGATGTAGATACATTCTTAAGAAACAGACAACGGCATTCAAAAGAAAAATATGATGCAAATGCCATCATGAAATTGCTTGTATTTTCACGCCTGCTTTATCCTGCTTCTAAGAAAAAAACTTATGAAAACAGGGATATATTCTTTGAAAAATTTAATTTTTCTTTGGATGATATATACAGATGCCTTACTCTTTTTAACAAACACAGTGATGCTCTTCAGCTTTGGCTGCATGAACACATTAAATCTCAGTATAATCGCAACACAGATCTTGTTTATTATGATGTTACAAATTATTACTTTGAAATAGATGAACAGGATGACTTGCGTAAAAAAGGAGTTTCTAAAGAACATCGTCCTGATCCTATTGTACAGATGGGATTATTTATGGACACAAATGGTATACCTATTACATATAAGCTTTTTCCAGGAAATACGCCGGATAAAACTACCCTGATTCCGTCTCTAAGCGGGATTCAACGTGAATATTCCTTAGGCAGAATTATCGTGGTAGCAGACAGAGGATTAACCACAGGAGATAACATTTGGTATATTCTATCTGCTAAAAATGGTTATGTATTAAGTTATTCTGTTCGCGGTGCCGACAAAAATTTTCAGAAGTATGTCCTTGATGAAAATGGATATGTTAGCAAAGGTGATGGTTTTAAAATAAAATCAAGACTTTATCCAAGAGAAATTCAAGTGACTGCAACGAATGGAAAAAAGATAAAAAAGATAGTGGATGAAAGACAGGTTATCTTCTATAGCCCCGAATATGCTGCAAAGGCAAAGCAAGATCGAGCAGCTGCATTAGCTAAGGCAATGGACCTTATTAAAAATCCTGCAAGGTACAATAAGTCTATATCTTATGGTGCTTTAAAATACGTAAAAAACCTTACATTTGATGCTAATACCGGTGAAATATCGGAGAGTGTACGTCAACATTTAGCTTTTAATAAAGAGAAGTTACGTGAAGAAGAAAAGTTCGACGGTTATTATGCTATTGTTACCAGTGAATATAAGGAGTCACCCGAGAAAATAATTGAGATGTACCGTGGACTTTGGAAGATAGAAGAGTCCTTTAAGGTAACCAAAAGTGATTTTGAGAGTAGACCGGTTTATTTGTCGTTGAAGGAGCATATTGATGCTCATTTTCTGACATGCTTTATATCACTTGTAATTGTAAGGATACTTGAACATAGATTAAAGGGTAAATATTCTGTAAGAGAAATGCTTGAGAGTCTGAGTAAAGCCTCCTGTAGTCATATAAAGGAGAATTATTATCTTTTTGATTTTTATAATGATATTCTTGAAGATATCGGAAAAGAGTTAAATATTGATTTTAGTAAAAAGATTATGAAACTTGGAGAGATTAAAAAAATTTTAGGAGAGACGAAAAAAAGTTAA
- a CDS encoding ISNCY family transposase has protein sequence MREEIFNMTQKEISRLRVINQTIDKIITVREAAELLGLSERQVIRLKGGVLKDGPAFIIHKNRGRKPKHALSDEIGTKIVELKQTKYQEANFMHFSELLEEHENINVSYSTIYRILTKEGIKSPKKHRKRKSHHRRKRKPQKGMLVQIDASPHEWIIGDKSFTLHGAIDDATGEILALFFAPNECMEGYFEVIRQIVNNHGIPISIYSDRHTIFVSPNSGKLSIEEQLEGKTVNFTQFERAMGELGINVIKANSPQAKGRIEKLWDTLQSRLPVEFKIHGIDTMKAANAFLSQFIVAYNEKFGVEPENPEHAFRTLDSNINLDYILCVKEERTIIEGSVFSYKGKYYQLIKNGKKAPAMPKAKLTVLSSSKIGVKAFYADVIYDTLLLDERPKKESLKLSKEKTVKQTIVKPSADHPWRHAQKKKPNYAYEETDREIVEMLNQLFNSTRAWA, from the coding sequence ATGAGAGAGGAGATATTCAATATGACTCAAAAAGAAATAAGTCGTCTTAGAGTTATCAATCAGACTATTGATAAAATTATAACCGTAAGAGAAGCTGCTGAGCTTCTGGGCCTCAGTGAACGCCAAGTAATAAGGTTAAAAGGAGGGGTTTTAAAAGATGGTCCTGCGTTCATAATTCATAAAAATAGAGGTAGGAAGCCTAAGCATGCTCTCTCGGATGAAATCGGAACCAAAATTGTTGAGTTAAAACAAACAAAGTACCAAGAGGCTAATTTCATGCATTTTTCTGAGTTACTGGAAGAACATGAAAATATTAATGTGAGTTATTCTACAATATATAGGATATTGACTAAAGAGGGTATTAAAAGCCCTAAAAAACATCGTAAGCGTAAATCTCATCATCGAAGAAAGAGAAAGCCTCAAAAGGGAATGCTGGTTCAGATTGATGCTTCTCCACATGAATGGATCATAGGAGATAAATCATTTACTCTACATGGAGCTATAGATGACGCTACCGGTGAAATTCTTGCACTTTTTTTTGCTCCTAACGAGTGTATGGAAGGATATTTCGAAGTCATAAGACAAATCGTTAACAACCATGGTATCCCTATCAGTATATATTCTGACCGTCACACTATCTTTGTCTCTCCTAACAGCGGTAAACTATCTATAGAAGAACAATTAGAGGGAAAGACAGTTAATTTTACTCAGTTTGAAAGAGCTATGGGAGAGCTTGGAATCAACGTTATTAAGGCTAATTCTCCACAAGCTAAAGGCCGCATTGAAAAGCTATGGGATACGCTTCAAAGCAGGCTTCCTGTTGAGTTTAAGATTCATGGAATTGATACTATGAAAGCTGCTAATGCATTTTTATCGCAATTTATTGTCGCTTACAATGAAAAGTTTGGTGTCGAACCTGAAAATCCTGAACATGCTTTTAGAACGCTTGATTCTAATATTAACCTTGATTATATCTTATGCGTAAAGGAAGAGCGTACTATCATTGAAGGGTCTGTTTTTTCTTACAAGGGTAAGTATTATCAACTTATCAAGAATGGTAAAAAGGCTCCAGCTATGCCCAAAGCTAAACTTACTGTCTTAAGTAGTTCTAAAATAGGCGTAAAAGCTTTCTATGCTGATGTTATATATGATACTTTGCTTCTTGATGAACGTCCAAAAAAAGAATCTTTAAAGTTATCTAAAGAGAAAACTGTGAAACAAACTATAGTAAAGCCAAGTGCCGATCACCCATGGCGGCATGCACAAAAGAAGAAGCCCAATTACGCGTATGAAGAAACCGATCGTGAGATCGTTGAAATGCTTAATCAGCTTTTCAATTCTACGCGTGCATGGGCATAG
- the truA gene encoding tRNA pseudouridine(38-40) synthase TruA has product MRNIRIILEYDGTNYHGWQYQKNALTIQEVVKKAVEKITAEKINLIGASRTDTGVHAYYQVANFKSKTKIPAEKIPYAINSLLPRDITVVEAEDVEQDFHSRYSSKGKRYRYVILNRKFSSPIMRNYCWHINYKLDVERMKEAANFLIGTHDFSAFKASGSNVKNSIRTVKEAVLNKDKDIITFEIEADGFLYNMVRIIVGTLVDIGCHKIEPYMIKNILESKNRNLAGKTSPPQGLYLLKIFYVNSL; this is encoded by the coding sequence TGCATTGACAATACAGGAAGTTGTTAAAAAAGCAGTTGAAAAAATAACTGCTGAAAAAATTAATTTAATTGGTGCTAGCAGAACAGATACAGGGGTTCATGCATATTATCAAGTAGCAAATTTCAAATCAAAGACAAAAATACCGGCAGAAAAAATACCCTATGCTATAAATAGTCTACTTCCTCGTGATATAACAGTGGTCGAAGCAGAAGATGTAGAGCAAGATTTTCATTCGAGATATTCTTCAAAAGGAAAAAGATATAGATATGTGATATTAAACAGGAAATTTTCATCACCAATTATGAGGAACTATTGTTGGCATATAAACTATAAATTAGATGTAGAGAGAATGAAAGAAGCTGCTAACTTTCTTATTGGAACACACGATTTTTCAGCTTTTAAAGCATCAGGAAGCAATGTAAAGAATTCTATACGTACTGTAAAAGAAGCTGTTCTTAATAAAGATAAGGATATCATTACATTTGAAATAGAAGCAGACGGTTTTTTGTATAATATGGTTAGAATAATAGTTGGAACATTAGTTGATATTGGATGTCATAAAATAGAACCATACATGATAAAAAATATACTTGAATCAAAAAATCGTAACCTTGCAGGTAAAACATCGCCACCACAGGGTTTATATTTATTGAAAATATTCTATGTCAATAGTCTGTGA